In Comamonas sp. lk, the following proteins share a genomic window:
- a CDS encoding acyltransferase — translation MANSSISSHSRSALIDCTKGLACAAIVWHHLAFYGPMSEVAHSALPEVLDWLYEYARMAVQIFLVLGGYLAAVSLAPQGLARFDAPWAKIGKRFVRLVVPYAVALMATIVISAAIRPWFDHASVSADPDLWQLFTHALLLEGILGEESLSAGVWYVSIDFQLFALSVLVLAAMRWLRERLVQRTGEQALARWWPWAITGMQALVVAGTAASLFAFNLDADLDVWAIYFLGAYGIGMMAFWAVAADKRSTAWSWAMLIAAMVMGALVLEWRDRIFLAGVTALLLIVCLRTERVASWKGLTALRRLGEISYSVFLIHFSMCLLVNAVVSNLWPDSVQAAIGGMGFAFALSLAAGYLLYQTVERHVTSWSQALRWQAGLIGAGMLTTLLAGLR, via the coding sequence ATGGCTAATAGTTCAATATCCTCCCATTCACGCAGCGCGCTGATTGATTGCACCAAGGGCCTGGCCTGTGCGGCCATCGTCTGGCACCACCTGGCGTTCTACGGTCCCATGTCCGAAGTGGCCCACTCGGCTCTGCCCGAGGTGCTGGACTGGCTATATGAATACGCCCGCATGGCGGTGCAGATCTTTCTGGTGCTGGGCGGCTACCTGGCGGCAGTCAGCCTGGCGCCGCAAGGCCTGGCCCGTTTTGACGCTCCCTGGGCCAAGATCGGTAAACGCTTTGTGCGCCTGGTCGTGCCCTATGCCGTGGCGCTGATGGCCACCATCGTCATCTCGGCTGCGATTCGCCCCTGGTTTGATCACGCCTCGGTTTCGGCCGACCCGGATCTGTGGCAGCTGTTCACCCATGCCTTGCTGCTGGAAGGCATTCTGGGCGAAGAGTCGCTCTCGGCCGGTGTCTGGTATGTGTCCATCGATTTTCAGCTGTTTGCCTTGAGCGTTCTGGTGCTGGCTGCCATGCGCTGGCTGCGTGAGCGCCTGGTGCAGCGCACAGGCGAGCAAGCCCTGGCCCGTTGGTGGCCCTGGGCCATCACCGGCATGCAGGCGCTGGTGGTGGCGGGCACAGCGGCTTCGCTGTTCGCCTTCAATCTCGACGCCGACCTGGATGTCTGGGCGATCTACTTTCTGGGCGCCTATGGCATAGGCATGATGGCTTTTTGGGCCGTGGCCGCCGACAAGCGCAGCACGGCCTGGAGCTGGGCCATGCTGATTGCCGCCATGGTGATGGGCGCTTTGGTGCTGGAGTGGCGCGATCGCATCTTTTTGGCGGGCGTCACGGCCTTGCTGCTGATCGTCTGCCTGCGCACCGAGCGCGTTGCCAGCTGGAAGGGACTGACAGCGCTGCGCCGTCTGGGCGAGATTTCTTACTCGGTCTTTCTCATCCACTTTTCCATGTGCCTGCTGGTCAATGCCGTGGTCAGCAATCTCTGGCCTGACTCGGTGCAAGCTGCCATCGGCGGCATGGGCTTTGCCTTTGCGCTTTCGCTTGCCGCAGGCTATCTGCTCTATCAGACGGTGGAGCGCCATGTCACCTCCTGGAGCCAGGCCTTGCGCTGGCAGGCTGGCCTGATCGGTGCCGGCATGCTGACGACTTTGCTGGCCGGCCTGCGCTAG
- a CDS encoding GbsR/MarR family transcriptional regulator, giving the protein MEAMTQAKPLSELSRQFVSHFGEMGSRWGINRTVGQIYALLFLSAQPLNADQIAETLEFSRSNVSMGLKELQAWRLVQLRHQPGDRREYFQAPQDVWEIFKRLAEERRRREIEPTQSMLRAAMLEEVGTDEERYAQQRMREMHELIDKLMNWFDDVQRLSPETAMQLMGMGAAVTRLLDLKDKITGAGRGKASE; this is encoded by the coding sequence ATTGAGGCCATGACGCAAGCCAAACCGCTTTCAGAGCTGAGCCGCCAATTTGTTTCACACTTTGGTGAAATGGGCAGCCGATGGGGCATCAACCGTACCGTGGGGCAGATCTATGCCCTGCTGTTTCTGTCCGCCCAGCCTCTGAATGCCGACCAGATCGCCGAGACACTGGAGTTTTCCCGCTCCAACGTGAGCATGGGCCTCAAGGAATTGCAGGCCTGGCGACTGGTGCAGCTACGCCACCAGCCCGGTGACCGGCGCGAGTATTTCCAGGCGCCCCAGGATGTGTGGGAGATTTTCAAGCGCCTGGCCGAAGAGCGCCGCCGCCGCGAGATCGAACCCACCCAATCCATGCTGCGCGCCGCCATGCTGGAAGAGGTGGGCACCGACGAGGAACGCTATGCCCAGCAGCGCATGCGCGAGATGCATGAGCTGATCGACAAGCTGATGAACTGGTTTGATGACGTGCAGCGCCTCTCGCCCGAGACGGCCATGCAGCTCATGGGCATGGGCGCCGCCGTGACCCGGCTGCTGGATTTGAAAGACAAGATCACCGGCGCCGGTCGCGGCAAGGCATCCGAGTAA
- the cydX gene encoding cytochrome bd-I oxidase subunit CydX, with protein MWYFAWILGLPLAAAFAVLNAMWYELMDDEATRRRILKETESAGQV; from the coding sequence ATGTGGTACTTCGCGTGGATTCTGGGACTGCCCCTGGCTGCGGCTTTTGCCGTGCTCAATGCCATGTGGTATGAGCTGATGGATGACGAGGCCACCCGCCGCCGCATCTTGAAGGAGACGGAGTCGGCCGGCCAGGTCTGA
- the cydB gene encoding cytochrome d ubiquinol oxidase subunit II encodes MILHELITYDVLRVIWWLLLGVLLVGFAVTDGFDLGAMGLLRATAKTDVERRTAINSVGPVWEGNQVWLILGGGAIFAAWPQLYAVSFSGFYLAMFAVLVPLILRPVAFKFRSKHEDAAWRSRWDWVLCITGLVPSLLFGVAVGNVILGVPFRLSDDMRIYYDGSFFGLLTPFALLCGLVSLSMLLMHGAAWLVFKTEGEVSVRAARYGSVAAVLTTLLFAAAGVWLAMGINGYQITSDINPVGPSNPLNKTAAVAAGAWMANFKSYPLLWLVPGLGLVMPLIVALGLRSRREWLSLLGSGLAIAGIILTVGAAMFPMILPSTIDPRFSLTVWDSSSSHVTLFIMLVCVGIFLPLILIYTSWVYSVLRGKVDIAAIATGKGHSY; translated from the coding sequence ATGATCTTGCATGAACTGATTACATACGACGTGCTGCGCGTCATCTGGTGGCTGCTGCTGGGCGTGCTGCTGGTGGGCTTTGCCGTGACCGACGGCTTCGATCTGGGCGCCATGGGCCTGCTGCGCGCCACGGCCAAGACTGATGTGGAGCGCCGCACGGCCATCAACTCGGTGGGGCCGGTGTGGGAGGGCAATCAGGTGTGGCTGATTCTGGGCGGCGGCGCCATTTTTGCCGCCTGGCCGCAGCTGTATGCCGTGTCCTTTTCGGGCTTTTATCTGGCCATGTTTGCCGTGCTGGTGCCGCTGATCCTGCGCCCCGTGGCCTTCAAGTTCCGCAGCAAGCACGAAGACGCAGCCTGGCGCAGCCGCTGGGACTGGGTGTTGTGCATCACGGGTCTGGTGCCGTCGCTGCTGTTTGGTGTGGCCGTGGGCAATGTGATTCTGGGCGTGCCTTTCCGTCTGAGCGACGATATGCGCATCTACTACGACGGCAGCTTCTTTGGCTTGCTCACGCCGTTTGCGCTGCTCTGCGGTCTGGTGTCGCTGTCCATGCTGCTCATGCACGGTGCGGCCTGGCTGGTATTCAAGACCGAAGGTGAAGTCTCGGTGCGCGCGGCCCGCTATGGTTCGGTGGCCGCAGTGCTGACCACGCTGCTGTTTGCCGCAGCCGGCGTGTGGCTGGCCATGGGCATCAACGGTTATCAGATCACCAGCGATATCAACCCCGTCGGTCCATCGAACCCGCTGAACAAGACGGCGGCCGTGGCCGCTGGTGCCTGGATGGCCAACTTCAAGTCCTATCCGCTGCTGTGGCTGGTGCCCGGCCTCGGCCTGGTCATGCCGCTGATCGTGGCCCTGGGTCTGCGCAGTCGCCGTGAATGGCTCAGCCTGCTGGGCAGCGGTCTGGCCATCGCCGGCATCATCCTCACCGTGGGTGCAGCCATGTTCCCCATGATCCTGCCTTCCACCATCGATCCGCGTTTCAGCCTGACGGTCTGGGATTCTTCCTCCAGCCATGTGACGTTGTTCATCATGCTGGTCTGCGTGGGGATCTTTCTGCCGCTGATCCTGATCTACACCAGCTGGGTGTACTCGGTGCTGCGCGGCAAGGTGGACATTGCGGCAATCGCCACCGGCAAAGGCCATTCTTATTGA
- a CDS encoding cytochrome ubiquinol oxidase subunit I, whose amino-acid sequence MDLDIVDLSRLQFAITALYHFLFVPLTLGLSILVAIMETVFVMTGRTIWRDMTKFWGVLFGINFAMGVATGVVMEFQFGMNWSYYSHYVGDIFGAPLAIEGLMAFFLEATFVGLFFFGWDRLSKVKHLMVTCLMAIGTNFSALWILVANGWMQNPVGAAFNPQTMRMEVTDFFAVLTNPVAQAKFVHTVSAGYVMASLFVLGVSAWYVLKGRHLHLAKRSMTVAASFGLAASLSVVVLGDESGYLSSEHQKMKLASIEAMWNTEKAPAAFTVFGIPDREARETHFAVHIPWVMGLIGTRSLTTEIPGINQLVLNAEGYIRNGIDAYDALQTIRTAKTDAEIPAEARLRFENNGAHLGYALLLMRYVDDPRKATAQQIKQAALDTVPPVGPLFWTFRIMVALGMFFIVLTGTFFYLSMRHKLDAYPWLLKVAVLSIPLPWIAAECGWVVAELGRQPWIIEGVLPTAMAVSNLGASTLLLTIAGFVLIYTVLLVIELKLMVRAIKKGPEHESEPHLSFYEPMIKKLARAR is encoded by the coding sequence ATGGACCTCGACATCGTCGACTTATCGCGCTTGCAGTTTGCGATAACGGCGCTCTACCACTTCTTGTTTGTGCCGCTGACGCTGGGCCTGTCGATTCTCGTCGCCATCATGGAGACGGTATTCGTGATGACGGGCCGCACCATCTGGCGCGACATGACCAAGTTCTGGGGCGTGCTGTTCGGCATCAACTTCGCCATGGGCGTGGCCACCGGCGTGGTGATGGAGTTTCAGTTCGGCATGAACTGGAGCTACTACAGCCACTACGTGGGCGATATCTTTGGCGCGCCGCTGGCGATCGAAGGGCTGATGGCCTTTTTCCTGGAAGCCACGTTTGTGGGCCTGTTCTTTTTCGGCTGGGATCGCCTCTCCAAGGTCAAGCACCTGATGGTGACCTGCCTGATGGCCATAGGTACCAACTTCTCGGCCCTGTGGATTCTGGTGGCCAACGGCTGGATGCAAAACCCCGTGGGTGCGGCCTTCAATCCGCAGACCATGCGCATGGAGGTGACCGACTTCTTTGCCGTGCTGACCAACCCGGTGGCCCAGGCCAAGTTTGTGCACACGGTCTCGGCCGGTTATGTGATGGCCTCGCTGTTCGTGCTGGGCGTATCGGCCTGGTATGTGCTCAAGGGCCGTCATCTGCATCTGGCCAAGCGCTCGATGACGGTGGCAGCCTCCTTTGGTCTGGCTGCGTCGTTGTCGGTGGTGGTGCTCGGTGACGAATCGGGCTATCTGTCCTCGGAACACCAGAAAATGAAGCTGGCCTCGATTGAAGCCATGTGGAACACCGAGAAAGCACCAGCGGCCTTCACCGTGTTCGGCATTCCCGACCGCGAGGCCCGCGAGACCCACTTTGCCGTGCACATCCCCTGGGTCATGGGCCTGATTGGCACACGCTCGCTGACCACCGAAATCCCCGGCATCAACCAGCTGGTGCTCAATGCAGAAGGCTATATCCGCAACGGTATCGATGCCTATGACGCGCTGCAGACCATTCGCACGGCCAAGACCGACGCCGAGATTCCGGCCGAGGCCCGTCTGCGTTTTGAAAACAATGGCGCGCATCTGGGCTATGCGCTCTTGCTGATGCGCTATGTGGACGATCCGCGCAAGGCCACGGCCCAGCAGATCAAGCAGGCCGCGCTCGACACCGTGCCGCCCGTGGGGCCGCTGTTCTGGACCTTCCGCATCATGGTGGCGTTGGGCATGTTCTTCATCGTGCTGACCGGTACTTTCTTTTACCTGTCCATGCGCCACAAGCTTGACGCCTATCCCTGGTTGCTCAAGGTGGCGGTGCTGTCGATTCCTCTGCCCTGGATTGCGGCCGAGTGCGGCTGGGTGGTGGCCGAGCTGGGTCGCCAGCCCTGGATCATCGAAGGCGTGTTGCCCACGGCCATGGCGGTCTCCAACCTGGGGGCCAGCACGCTGCTGCTGACTATTGCCGGCTTTGTGCTGATCTATACGGTGCTGCTGGTGATCGAGCTCAAGCTCATGGTGCGCGCCATCAAGAAAGGCCCCGAGCACGAGAGCGAGCCTCACCTGAGCTTTTACGAACCCATGATCAAGAAGCTGGCCCGCGCCCGCTGA
- a CDS encoding ATP-binding cassette domain-containing protein codes for MKTRPSLLTQLAAVASLAPRKLWLGGAALAALTVLMGMALLGLSGWFITATALAGLLSATALMFDVFMPSAGIRLLAVGRTGARYAERLVTHDATLAVLAAVREKLFRHWSQPHAARQLLQRPARLLQRLTADVDALDSLYLRLLVPALSALAAAFFIAIAYGVMRWWLGLLVFAWLLLAGWGIALWQGMTSRKAAVRRAMALETLRSQTVDLVAGQTDLLMAGQLPQQAAAVLRSDARGAQADAGLYYTEARATQAYGAVSAITLSASVLLMGALVQGRYIGAAVAALGILLALSAMEPFAALRRGATEAGRSWLALRRLGPALARPAVEAELLLPLPAAGWAAQLQGVMVNRLGPVDLQIAQGERVAVIGSSGAGKSTLLMALAGELQMIGGQLAAQRCSWMTQRTELFQDSLRDNLCLARPDAGDAELWQALETAGLAADVKALPQGLDSLLGEGGLGFSGGQARRLALARLLLSTARCWLLDEATEGLDAATAHDVLQRLSGAARGRTLIFATHWQREAELADRVIWLQAGRIAGQALRGSREFAQALGRLRPDGLIQRSNVHTAAQSTDFSPVL; via the coding sequence ATGAAGACCCGGCCTTCTTTGCTGACCCAGCTGGCTGCCGTTGCCAGCCTGGCACCGCGCAAGCTCTGGTTGGGCGGTGCGGCACTGGCGGCGTTGACCGTGCTGATGGGCATGGCGCTGCTGGGCCTGTCGGGCTGGTTCATCACGGCCACCGCGCTGGCCGGTTTGCTGTCGGCCACGGCCTTGATGTTTGATGTCTTCATGCCTTCAGCCGGTATTCGCCTGCTGGCCGTGGGCCGGACCGGCGCACGCTATGCCGAGCGACTGGTCACCCACGATGCCACGCTGGCCGTGTTGGCCGCCGTGCGGGAGAAGCTGTTTCGCCACTGGTCGCAGCCGCATGCGGCCCGCCAGCTGCTGCAGCGGCCCGCGCGTTTGCTGCAGCGGTTGACGGCCGATGTCGATGCGCTCGACAGCCTTTATCTGCGCCTGCTGGTTCCCGCTCTGTCTGCGCTGGCGGCGGCGTTTTTTATCGCCATTGCCTACGGCGTGATGCGCTGGTGGCTGGGCTTGCTGGTGTTTGCCTGGCTGTTGCTGGCCGGCTGGGGGATTGCGCTGTGGCAGGGCATGACCAGCCGCAAGGCGGCCGTGCGCCGCGCCATGGCCTTGGAAACCCTGCGCAGCCAGACCGTGGATCTGGTGGCCGGGCAGACCGATTTGCTCATGGCCGGACAGCTGCCGCAGCAGGCCGCCGCCGTGCTGCGCAGCGATGCGCGCGGAGCGCAGGCCGATGCCGGGCTTTATTACACAGAAGCACGTGCAACCCAGGCCTATGGCGCGGTATCTGCTATCACTTTAAGTGCTTCGGTGTTGCTGATGGGGGCCTTGGTGCAAGGCCGCTACATCGGTGCGGCCGTGGCAGCTTTGGGTATTTTGCTGGCCTTGTCGGCCATGGAGCCGTTTGCCGCCTTGCGTCGTGGTGCGACCGAGGCCGGGCGCAGCTGGCTGGCCTTGCGCCGCCTGGGGCCGGCACTGGCACGGCCAGCTGTCGAGGCAGAGCTACTGTTGCCGCTTCCTGCGGCAGGCTGGGCTGCGCAGTTGCAGGGCGTGATGGTGAACCGTCTGGGTCCGGTGGATTTGCAGATTGCCCAGGGCGAACGCGTGGCCGTGATTGGCAGCAGCGGTGCGGGCAAGAGCACGCTGCTGATGGCCCTGGCCGGTGAGTTGCAGATGATTGGCGGCCAGCTGGCGGCACAGCGCTGCAGCTGGATGACGCAAAGAACCGAGCTGTTCCAGGACAGCTTGCGCGACAACCTGTGCCTGGCGCGCCCCGATGCCGGCGATGCCGAACTCTGGCAGGCCCTGGAAACAGCTGGGCTGGCGGCCGATGTGAAAGCCTTGCCCCAAGGACTCGACAGCCTGCTAGGCGAAGGCGGCCTGGGCTTTTCGGGCGGCCAGGCGCGCCGTCTGGCGCTGGCCCGCTTGCTGCTCAGCACCGCCCGCTGCTGGTTGCTGGACGAAGCCACCGAAGGGCTGGATGCCGCCACGGCCCACGATGTGCTGCAGCGCCTGTCGGGCGCGGCCCGGGGCCGGACGCTGATTTTTGCCACCCACTGGCAGCGCGAGGCCGAGCTGGCCGATCGTGTCATCTGGCTGCAGGCCGGCCGCATAGCAGGCCAGGCCTTGCGCGGCAGCCGCGAATTCGCCCAGGCGCTGGGTCGGCTCAGACCCGACGGCCTGATTCAGCGTAGCAATGTGCACACGGCTGCACAGTCCACCGATTTTTCCCCTGTTCTTTAA
- the cydD gene encoding thiol reductant ABC exporter subunit CydD — MKHLPPPTQASLADSIRRPGAGALLQLLASMLWLPQAGLLAWAVQKMADGQGLEALWPIAAGVLLLGLLRAWCDGRGGLLANLAARQQLSALRAQVVHALTQASPMDKARVSSGQAASAVAEQAETIVPWLARYQSAMWRVRLLPVLIVVAVLSQSWVAALILIVAAPLIPLFMAIVGWRAQAASEEQMVQLGQMNAFLLDRLRGLSTLRALAAVDVTARRLRAHAEDLRSRTLRVLRIAFLSSAVLELFSALGVAMVAVYIGFHLLGMLPFGAWGQQLTLGQALFVLLLAPAFFEPLRELSAVWHDRAAGEAALKTLQQLQQQASRIVGAESLQNNELPAQSIAAHVAVFDLKVQAPGAETRLDRLHLEIRPGEHVALCSPSGSGKSVLLAQLAGLVPVQQGEIRIDGQRLDESSAAALRARMAWISQQPHVFAGSVQRNVALGRNHVTAQQVEAATQQAALGAVLQSRPGMSLGEGGAGLSGGEVVRLALARLAVNTQAGLLLADEPTAHLDPETAAQVSEALIRIAKGRTLIVATHDTQLAARMDRIVQLPLQGESCQAPDTEVSA; from the coding sequence ATGAAACATTTGCCACCCCCTACACAAGCTTCTTTGGCCGACAGCATTCGCCGCCCCGGTGCGGGCGCGCTGCTGCAATTGCTGGCCAGCATGCTCTGGCTGCCGCAGGCGGGCTTGCTGGCCTGGGCGGTGCAGAAAATGGCCGATGGCCAAGGGCTGGAGGCTTTGTGGCCCATAGCCGCAGGCGTGTTGCTGCTGGGTTTGTTGCGCGCCTGGTGTGATGGACGGGGCGGCTTGCTGGCCAATCTGGCGGCCCGCCAGCAACTTTCGGCTCTGCGTGCGCAGGTGGTGCATGCGCTGACCCAGGCATCGCCCATGGACAAGGCCCGTGTCAGCTCGGGCCAGGCGGCCAGCGCCGTGGCCGAACAGGCCGAGACCATTGTTCCCTGGCTGGCCCGTTACCAGAGCGCCATGTGGCGCGTGCGCCTGCTACCCGTGTTGATTGTGGTTGCCGTGCTCAGCCAGTCATGGGTTGCCGCTCTTATCTTGATAGTGGCTGCACCGCTGATTCCGTTGTTCATGGCGATTGTGGGTTGGCGCGCCCAGGCCGCCAGCGAAGAGCAGATGGTGCAACTGGGCCAGATGAATGCTTTTCTGCTGGATCGCCTGCGTGGTTTGAGCACCTTGCGTGCTCTGGCCGCTGTCGATGTCACGGCCCGGCGCCTGCGCGCCCATGCCGAAGATTTGCGCAGCCGCACCTTGCGCGTGCTGCGTATTGCCTTTCTTTCGTCTGCTGTGCTGGAGCTGTTCTCGGCCCTGGGCGTGGCCATGGTGGCGGTCTACATCGGTTTTCATTTGTTGGGCATGCTGCCGTTTGGCGCCTGGGGCCAGCAGTTGACGCTGGGCCAGGCCCTATTTGTGCTGCTGCTGGCGCCGGCATTTTTCGAGCCGCTGCGCGAGCTCTCTGCCGTCTGGCATGACCGTGCAGCCGGCGAAGCCGCGTTGAAAACCCTGCAGCAGCTGCAGCAACAGGCCAGCCGCATCGTAGGTGCGGAATCGCTTCAAAATAATGAGCTGCCAGCGCAATCCATCGCTGCGCATGTAGCCGTTTTCGACCTGAAAGTGCAGGCGCCGGGGGCCGAGACTCGGCTTGATCGACTGCACCTGGAAATCCGCCCTGGCGAGCATGTGGCCTTGTGCAGCCCCAGCGGCAGCGGCAAATCGGTCTTGCTGGCCCAACTGGCCGGGCTGGTGCCTGTACAGCAGGGCGAAATCCGCATCGATGGTCAACGGCTGGACGAGAGCAGCGCTGCGGCTTTGCGCGCCCGCATGGCCTGGATCAGTCAGCAGCCCCATGTATTTGCCGGCTCGGTGCAACGCAACGTGGCCCTGGGCCGCAACCATGTGACAGCCCAGCAGGTAGAAGCTGCCACACAGCAGGCCGCGCTGGGTGCCGTGCTGCAGTCGCGCCCGGGCATGAGTCTGGGTGAGGGCGGGGCAGGCCTGTCGGGAGGTGAGGTCGTGCGCCTGGCGCTGGCCCGTCTGGCCGTCAACACCCAGGCGGGCTTGCTGCTGGCCGATGAGCCTACCGCCCATCTGGACCCTGAAACTGCAGCCCAGGTCAGCGAGGCGCTGATACGCATCGCCAAGGGGCGCACGTTGATTGTGGCCACCCATGATACGCAGCTGGCTGCCCGCATGGACCGCATTGTTCAGCTGCCGCTGCAGGGCGAGTCCTGCCAAGCCCCGGATACCGAGGTGAGCGCATGA
- a CDS encoding nitronate monooxygenase family protein → MSKLPATLQKLALPVIGSPLFIISNPKLVIEQCKAGIVGSMPSLNARPAELLEDWLAEITETLAAWDRAHPDQPSAPFAINQIVHKSNDRLEHDMQICAKYKVPIIITSLGAREDVNQAVHSWGGVVLHDIINNKFAHKAIEKGADGLIAVAAGAGGHAGVKSPFALVQEIRQWFDGPLALSGSIASGNAILAAQAMGADFAYIGSAFIATDEARATEAYKEAIVAGDSDDVVYSNLFTGVHGNYLAPSIRAAGLDPDNLPESDPSKMNFGGGAQKAWKDIWGCGQGIGAVDKVTPTAELVARLKREYAAARSRLLG, encoded by the coding sequence ATGTCCAAACTACCTGCCACTTTGCAAAAGCTGGCCTTGCCCGTCATTGGTTCGCCGCTGTTCATCATCAGCAATCCCAAGCTGGTGATCGAACAATGCAAGGCCGGTATCGTCGGCTCCATGCCTTCGCTCAATGCCCGTCCGGCCGAGCTGCTGGAAGACTGGCTGGCCGAGATCACCGAAACCCTGGCTGCCTGGGACAGAGCGCATCCCGACCAGCCTTCGGCCCCGTTTGCCATCAACCAGATCGTGCACAAGAGCAATGACCGCCTGGAGCACGATATGCAGATCTGCGCCAAGTACAAGGTGCCCATCATCATCACCAGCCTGGGTGCGCGCGAGGATGTGAACCAGGCTGTGCATAGCTGGGGCGGCGTGGTGCTGCATGACATCATCAACAACAAGTTTGCCCACAAGGCCATAGAGAAGGGCGCTGACGGCCTGATCGCCGTGGCGGCCGGTGCCGGCGGCCACGCCGGCGTGAAAAGCCCGTTTGCCCTGGTGCAGGAAATCCGTCAGTGGTTTGACGGCCCGCTGGCCCTGTCCGGCTCCATCGCCTCGGGCAATGCCATTCTGGCGGCCCAGGCCATGGGGGCAGACTTTGCCTATATCGGTTCGGCCTTTATCGCCACCGATGAAGCGCGTGCCACCGAGGCCTACAAAGAGGCGATTGTGGCTGGCGATTCCGATGACGTGGTCTACAGCAATCTGTTCACCGGCGTGCATGGCAACTACCTGGCCCCATCGATTCGCGCCGCCGGGCTTGATCCGGACAATCTGCCCGAATCCGACCCCAGCAAAATGAATTTTGGCGGTGGCGCACAAAAAGCCTGGAAGGACATCTGGGGCTGCGGCCAGGGCATTGGCGCGGTGGACAAGGTCACGCCCACAGCCGAACTGGTGGCGCGTCTGAAGCGCGAGTACGCGGCAGCGCGTTCACGCCTGCTGGGCTGA